The following proteins are encoded in a genomic region of Leptospira kirschneri serovar Cynopteri str. 3522 CT:
- a CDS encoding sensor domain-containing diguanylate cyclase, protein MQFKTQINSQVENVRVKKRIIFSLLAIILIFMFLFLVYENFRMEKEIDRVVGMRARVMKDYIRKVGSQTRALGLSITDYLTFYEDTPINPDLVKRFKNYPNLNRFGIPHISRENQEGSDAGTLTAVGSIHKLNPSLLKEIEAALNLRGQFESLTEKQSEVVWAYYLSERKFLYITPKFKDENYYFTDDLYAEPYWTQSNPIANPTGRQIITDLYEDIAGKGLMISVSEPVYVKGKFMGIAAIDIGLDAMQRILESGDCIGKSMLIDENGKIVAKPDNFALNDRLPFSVFSSILESKKSFFLQKGSFWIGVKIKEEEIWLVHEIQIFEYIIYIIKNLLPFWVLAFTFFIVLVLYVKLRSSMNQVSKLIHTDPLTGIWNRRGFLKSIQRSIALENRHKNEWAILMIDIDHFKQVNDKFGHDAGDKTLIRVAQILSRSIRQTDVVCRWGGEEFAIFLCGVGQAISINIAEELRKEVENQIRLKDGNPVTLSIGVSGGKQNLEEAFTNADQALYQAKASGRNRVCTFNLLQSSLK, encoded by the coding sequence TTGCAATTCAAGACTCAAATTAATTCACAAGTCGAAAATGTAAGAGTCAAAAAGAGAATCATCTTTTCGCTTTTAGCAATTATCTTAATATTCATGTTTCTTTTTCTGGTTTATGAAAACTTCAGAATGGAAAAGGAAATCGATCGAGTTGTCGGTATGAGAGCTCGTGTGATGAAGGACTATATCCGTAAGGTTGGATCGCAAACGAGAGCTCTGGGGTTATCTATTACAGATTATCTGACTTTTTACGAAGACACACCTATAAATCCAGATCTCGTTAAAAGATTTAAAAATTATCCGAACTTAAACAGATTTGGGATTCCTCATATCAGTCGAGAAAATCAGGAAGGGTCAGACGCGGGTACTTTAACCGCAGTAGGTTCTATCCATAAATTGAATCCTTCACTTCTTAAAGAGATAGAAGCCGCTTTAAATTTAAGGGGTCAATTTGAGTCCTTAACTGAAAAACAAAGTGAAGTGGTTTGGGCTTACTATTTATCAGAACGCAAATTTTTATACATTACTCCAAAGTTTAAGGATGAGAATTATTATTTTACGGATGATCTTTACGCGGAACCTTATTGGACTCAATCGAATCCAATTGCCAATCCGACCGGACGTCAGATCATCACGGATCTTTATGAAGATATTGCCGGAAAGGGTTTGATGATTTCGGTTTCTGAACCCGTATATGTAAAAGGAAAATTTATGGGGATTGCAGCAATCGATATAGGATTAGATGCAATGCAAAGAATATTAGAGAGCGGTGATTGTATTGGAAAAAGTATGCTCATAGATGAAAACGGAAAAATTGTCGCCAAACCAGACAATTTCGCTTTAAACGATAGATTACCTTTTTCAGTATTTTCTTCTATATTAGAATCTAAGAAATCTTTTTTTCTCCAAAAAGGAAGTTTTTGGATTGGAGTCAAAATTAAGGAAGAAGAGATTTGGTTAGTTCATGAAATTCAAATTTTTGAATATATAATTTATATTATAAAAAACCTTTTACCTTTTTGGGTGCTTGCATTTACTTTTTTTATTGTTTTAGTATTGTATGTCAAGTTACGTTCTTCAATGAATCAAGTATCTAAATTGATTCATACAGATCCATTAACTGGGATTTGGAATCGGAGAGGTTTCTTAAAGTCGATCCAACGATCGATTGCTCTTGAAAATCGTCATAAGAATGAGTGGGCAATTTTAATGATTGATATTGATCATTTCAAACAGGTAAACGATAAGTTCGGACATGACGCTGGCGATAAAACTTTGATAAGAGTAGCACAAATACTCAGTCGTTCGATTCGACAAACGGATGTGGTTTGTCGTTGGGGTGGAGAAGAATTCGCAATCTTTTTGTGTGGAGTTGGTCAGGCAATTTCTATCAATATCGCTGAAGAATTGCGTAAGGAAGTAGAAAATCAAATTCGATTAAAAGATGGAAACCCTGTCACTCTGAGTATTGGAGTTTCCGGGGGAAAACAAAATTTAGAAGAAGCATTTACAAATGCGGATCAAGCGTTGTATCAAGCAAAGGCTTCTGGAAGAAATCGGGTATGTACTTTTAACCTTTTACAGTCGAGTTTAAAATAA
- a CDS encoding EAL domain-containing protein, with product MGNSEFVQNTNLNIKPVILIVDDEVIILGSIKYAIQLSFGNRFDIEMAEDANSAMEILARCKSEQIDVPLVICDQVLRGKSGDELLIQIHQEYPQIYKVMLTGYASAKSLGNALNKANLYRYLTKPWDSEDLILTISEAVKAYFQNRKVAELSSKLEETYLFNRETLFPNFENLKRRIDRRLIENENSILALIRIESFGSIAENFGIETYRKMLFEFLSVLDFFIGGYNGEIFHIYDNMIAVLTKIEEDRFYSLLSAVRIFLRSECIEVDGISFQVKISIGVSSDQSDVYDKARLAMMTASNNSSVEYIPYSETTNKVDRIYANLKLGKKFNSALNAGNIIPYFQGIYDNKLNRITKYECLARIMEGDQIYNPAMFIPIAKSTGIIRLLTPLMVEKTFKYFSKHPEYSFSINISESDLDKKSFPLWIMNRLLHYRISPDRVIFEILENDHWNGSSNSTRSLQELKEIGCKIAIDDFGVERSNFERLIEIQPDFIKIDGKFIQGIHENQTSYRLAAAITEMAHTIGAKVVAEFVSNQEELEAVKSLSIDYSQGYYLMEPAEDIVYREPILNLA from the coding sequence ATGGGAAACAGTGAATTCGTTCAAAATACAAATTTGAACATCAAACCGGTCATATTGATCGTAGATGATGAAGTGATCATACTTGGAAGTATCAAGTATGCGATTCAACTCAGTTTCGGCAATCGCTTCGACATAGAAATGGCGGAAGATGCTAATTCTGCAATGGAAATTCTGGCAAGGTGTAAGTCGGAACAAATAGACGTTCCTCTTGTGATTTGTGATCAAGTATTGCGAGGGAAAAGCGGGGACGAACTACTGATTCAAATTCATCAGGAATATCCTCAGATATATAAAGTAATGCTCACCGGTTATGCATCGGCAAAGAGTCTCGGAAACGCTCTTAATAAAGCGAACCTTTATCGATATCTTACTAAACCTTGGGATTCTGAGGATTTGATTCTTACTATTTCCGAAGCGGTAAAGGCTTATTTTCAAAATCGAAAAGTGGCAGAACTCAGTTCTAAATTAGAAGAAACGTATTTATTCAATCGAGAAACTTTATTTCCAAACTTTGAAAATTTAAAACGAAGAATTGATCGGAGACTAATTGAAAACGAAAATTCTATTCTTGCACTTATTCGTATCGAGTCATTTGGTTCCATTGCGGAAAATTTTGGAATTGAAACATATCGTAAGATGTTATTCGAATTCTTATCCGTACTCGATTTTTTTATTGGTGGTTATAATGGAGAAATCTTTCACATTTACGATAATATGATTGCGGTTCTTACAAAAATTGAGGAGGACCGATTCTATTCTTTACTCAGTGCCGTTCGAATCTTTTTAAGATCGGAGTGTATTGAAGTAGATGGAATTTCTTTTCAAGTTAAGATTTCTATTGGAGTTTCTTCCGATCAGTCAGATGTATATGATAAAGCAAGACTTGCAATGATGACTGCGAGTAACAATTCTTCTGTAGAGTATATACCGTATTCGGAAACTACAAACAAGGTCGATCGAATTTATGCAAATTTAAAGTTAGGTAAAAAATTCAATTCGGCCCTCAATGCTGGAAATATAATTCCTTATTTTCAAGGAATTTATGACAACAAACTCAATCGAATTACAAAGTACGAATGTTTAGCGAGAATCATGGAAGGAGATCAGATTTATAATCCGGCGATGTTCATTCCGATCGCAAAATCCACCGGAATTATTCGATTGCTTACTCCTTTAATGGTGGAGAAAACTTTCAAGTATTTCTCAAAACATCCAGAATATTCTTTCTCTATTAACATTTCTGAATCTGATTTAGATAAAAAAAGTTTTCCTCTCTGGATAATGAATCGATTATTACACTATAGAATTTCTCCGGATCGTGTTATCTTTGAAATTTTAGAAAACGATCATTGGAACGGTTCTTCTAACTCTACTCGTTCTTTACAGGAATTGAAAGAAATAGGTTGTAAAATCGCCATCGACGATTTTGGGGTAGAACGTTCTAACTTTGAAAGATTGATAGAAATTCAACCGGACTTTATAAAAATAGACGGTAAATTTATACAAGGAATTCATGAAAATCAAACTTCTTACAGATTGGCTGCGGCGATCACCGAAATGGCGCATACAATCGGAGCGAAAGTGGTGGCTGAATTTGTATCTAATCAAGAGGAATTAGAAGCGGTAAAATCTTTGAGTATAGACTATTCACAAGGTTATTATTTGATGGAGCCGGCAGAAGATATCGTTTATAGGGAGCCGATTTTAAATTTGGCTTAA
- a CDS encoding IS5 family transposase (programmed frameshift), whose amino-acid sequence MDKYYSEIPDGLWKQIAPLIPKEKVNPKGGRNRVPTRLVMAGIIYRMKTGCQWRAIPNEFGSGQTCHRRFQEWERAGVFKKIYKSILKYYDVKNQIAWDWASMDSAMVKAPKGGALTGKNPTDRAKLGVKRHILTDGNGIPLAITLSGANVHDKHAVKDTLNSILIFSGRRKKKPKHLCLDKGYDFKDIEVLIKRRNIQSHIRKKGEKPLIGKYKGKPRRWVVERTNSWHNRFRAILIRWERKSENYLASLYLASSIIAFNFFDR is encoded by the exons ATGGACAAATATTATTCAGAGATACCGGATGGACTTTGGAAACAAATAGCCCCATTGATCCCGAAAGAAAAGGTAAATCCGAAAGGAGGTCGCAATCGAGTACCAACACGATTAGTAATGGCCGGTATCATCTATCGAATGAAAACAGGCTGTCAGTGGCGTGCCATTCCGAATGAGTTTGGATCTGGCCAAACTTGTCACAGAAGATTTCAAGAATGGGAACGAGCAGGAGTATTCAAAAAGATTTATAAATCTATTTTAAAATATTATGATGTAAAGAATCAGATAGCATGGGACTGGGCTTCGATGGATTCGGCAATGGTTAAAGCTCCCAAAGGGGGAGCTT TAACTGGGAAAAACCCTACAGACCGTGCCAAATTGGGGGTTAAACGGCATATTCTTACAGATGGAAATGGAATTCCTTTGGCCATAACATTGAGTGGAGCCAATGTTCATGATAAACACGCTGTAAAAGATACGTTGAATTCAATCCTGATTTTTTCCGGTAGAAGAAAAAAGAAACCAAAACATCTTTGTTTAGATAAAGGATATGATTTCAAAGATATAGAAGTTTTAATCAAAAGAAGAAACATTCAATCTCATATTCGGAAAAAAGGTGAGAAGCCTCTCATTGGTAAATATAAAGGAAAACCTAGACGATGGGTCGTTGAAAGAACTAACAGTTGGCACAATCGATTCAGGGCTATCCTAATTCGTTGGGAAAGAAAATCTGAAAATTATCTTGCATCTCTTTATCTCGCAAGCTCTATCATTGCTTTTAACTTTTTTGATAGGTAG
- a CDS encoding DUF1566 domain-containing protein gives MKSKTMVTKTKNRKSFFFYKLILVFFGFTISIVSAPFVDNNDGTITDIGNALIWQKCTNNLSDTSCTTGGTTQMDWANALTFCNGLNALNAGAGYTNRTTWRLPNVTELRSIIDHSLGTSPVINTTIFPGTVSQYYWTSTTYKLLTSSAWAINFQSGFTSGNGKTTTYYVRCVASPP, from the coding sequence ATGAAGTCAAAAACTATGGTAACAAAAACCAAAAACCGGAAATCATTTTTCTTCTATAAGTTGATTTTGGTTTTTTTTGGATTCACAATTTCAATCGTTTCCGCGCCTTTTGTAGACAACAATGACGGAACCATTACCGATATAGGCAATGCTCTGATTTGGCAAAAGTGTACAAATAATCTTTCCGATACAAGTTGTACAACTGGAGGTACTACCCAGATGGATTGGGCAAATGCCCTTACTTTTTGCAACGGGCTTAACGCGCTTAACGCTGGGGCAGGTTACACTAATCGAACTACTTGGAGATTACCCAACGTAACCGAATTAAGAAGTATTATCGATCACTCACTTGGCACATCTCCAGTAATCAATACTACTATTTTTCCAGGAACAGTTTCTCAATACTATTGGACATCAACTACATATAAACTATTAACGTCCAGTGCTTGGGCTATTAACTTTCAATCTGGATTTACTTCTGGGAATGGAAAGACTACAACCTACTATGTTCGTTGTGTCGCCTCTCCGCCTTGA
- a CDS encoding putative Ig domain-containing protein: MKNEKGQFKKSKELLNRKIFPILFLFIILLTLVDCIGGNGSTTFKGIIFGPVNNLLQSPASNNPLSVNYSSSPYIFTKDAPIEPIQPNISGSIEQCSSNPALPTGLLIDGKTCNISGTPTLNQPATNYTITASNQSETKNATIVITVNANPPAALNFAVPVFTFTAGALPGFAPIVPSYTGTITNCISDIPLPAGLFLGTTNCSISGSPTTTQGPTNYTITASNSFGSTNTVITITINIAPPSALNYAGSPFVFTQGATIAIIHPTYTGTVTACNSDIPLPAGLILGTTCAISGTPTTIQPATNYNITASNASGSISFPITITVNLAPPSALSYAGTPFTFTQGATITTATPSVTGTVTACNSDIPLPAGLGINGTTCAISGTPTTTQAATNYTITASNAYGSTNTTISIRVNLAPPSALSYAGTPFTFTQGATITTATPSVTGTVTACNSDIPLPAAGLGINGTTCAISGTPTTTQAATNYTITASNAYGSTNTTISITVNLAPPAGLAYTPTALVLYKGVAGTVTPTVTGTVTSCNPNVALPGGLTLNATTCAISGTPTVFQASANYTITASNSSGSTNTTISIMIFGTPPLKTMQTNCWNTTGTIDTTCVATSSAGQDGKLQKGTTPSFTNQTVNIAVGVDHYITVDNNTGLVWKTCHEGRTNSTCAGGADVYYNLASATTACTNLNTGTGYANRTNWRLPTISEMETLVDFNVATSPRTFVTSFPGTSGSYYYWSSNLYLPDTTKSLVLYFSSGSTTWTDKTVAGSLTRCVSP, from the coding sequence ATGAAAAATGAGAAAGGCCAATTCAAAAAATCAAAAGAATTGTTGAATAGAAAAATTTTTCCTATTCTCTTCCTATTTATTATTCTCCTAACCCTTGTTGATTGTATTGGAGGAAACGGTTCCACAACATTTAAGGGAATCATCTTTGGACCCGTGAACAATCTGTTACAATCTCCTGCAAGTAATAACCCTCTTTCTGTCAATTATTCTTCAAGTCCATATATATTTACAAAGGATGCTCCTATTGAACCGATTCAACCGAATATAAGTGGATCGATCGAACAATGCTCCTCCAATCCTGCTCTACCAACAGGACTTCTTATAGATGGAAAAACTTGTAATATCTCAGGGACACCGACACTAAACCAACCGGCTACAAATTATACAATTACTGCTTCAAATCAATCTGAAACTAAAAATGCTACAATTGTAATTACAGTGAATGCAAATCCACCAGCTGCTTTGAATTTTGCGGTACCTGTTTTTACTTTTACAGCAGGTGCTTTACCTGGGTTTGCTCCTATAGTTCCAAGTTATACGGGAACGATTACAAATTGTATCTCTGATATTCCTCTACCTGCAGGACTTTTTTTGGGAACTACAAATTGTTCTATTTCCGGATCCCCAACCACAACGCAAGGTCCAACTAACTACACAATTACTGCAAGCAACTCTTTTGGAAGTACAAACACCGTAATTACAATTACGATCAATATCGCACCTCCATCCGCTTTAAATTATGCAGGTAGCCCTTTTGTTTTTACTCAAGGCGCAACCATCGCAATCATTCACCCCACTTATACTGGCACCGTTACTGCATGTAATTCAGATATTCCTTTACCTGCTGGGCTTATACTTGGAACTACTTGTGCGATTTCCGGAACCCCGACTACAATTCAACCTGCAACCAACTATAACATTACAGCTAGCAATGCTTCTGGAAGTATTAGCTTTCCAATAACAATTACAGTCAACTTAGCACCTCCATCTGCTTTAAGTTATGCGGGAACTCCGTTTACTTTTACACAAGGTGCAACAATCACTACAGCTACTCCTTCTGTAACTGGAACTGTTACTGCATGTAACTCCGATATCCCTTTACCAGCTGGTTTAGGAATCAACGGAACTACCTGTGCAATATCCGGAACTCCAACTACAACTCAGGCTGCTACAAATTACACGATCACTGCAAGCAATGCTTACGGTAGCACAAACACTACTATCTCGATTCGTGTCAACTTAGCACCTCCGTCTGCTTTAAGTTATGCGGGAACTCCGTTTACTTTTACACAAGGAGCAACAATCACTACAGCTACTCCTTCCGTAACTGGAACTGTTACGGCATGTAACTCCGATATTCCTTTACCAGCAGCTGGTTTAGGAATCAACGGAACTACCTGTGCAATATCCGGAACTCCAACTACAACTCAGGCTGCTACAAATTACACGATCACTGCAAGCAATGCATACGGTAGCACAAACACTACTATCTCGATTACAGTTAATCTTGCTCCTCCAGCCGGACTTGCTTATACACCAACTGCTTTAGTCCTTTATAAAGGAGTTGCAGGAACCGTAACACCTACGGTTACTGGAACAGTTACTAGCTGTAATCCAAATGTAGCTTTACCAGGAGGACTTACTCTGAATGCTACAACTTGTGCAATCTCTGGAACTCCAACTGTATTTCAAGCCTCCGCAAATTATACGATTACTGCAAGTAACTCTTCTGGAAGTACCAATACTACAATTAGTATTATGATTTTTGGAACACCTCCTCTGAAGACAATGCAAACAAACTGTTGGAACACGACTGGAACTATAGATACAACTTGCGTGGCCACTTCATCCGCAGGTCAAGATGGAAAATTACAAAAAGGAACCACGCCATCTTTTACCAATCAAACTGTCAATATAGCTGTCGGTGTGGATCATTATATCACAGTAGACAATAACACTGGACTTGTTTGGAAAACCTGTCATGAAGGTAGAACGAATTCTACTTGTGCAGGTGGCGCCGATGTATATTACAATCTAGCAAGTGCCACAACCGCTTGTACTAATTTAAACACAGGAACAGGTTATGCAAATCGAACAAATTGGAGACTACCTACTATTTCCGAAATGGAAACCTTAGTCGATTTCAATGTAGCTACATCCCCAAGAACTTTCGTTACATCTTTCCCAGGAACGAGCGGAAGTTATTACTATTGGAGCTCTAACTTATACCTACCAGATACAACGAAGTCCTTAGTTCTTTATTTCTCCAGTGGATCAACAACTTGGACGGATAAAACCGTTGCGGGTTCTTTAACTCGTTGTGTGTCACCTTAG
- a CDS encoding helix-turn-helix domain-containing protein, with protein MNAYIENFLNRVHSSKILSNFEYKVFLKSSLQKWFEKNIFSTFLVFFGLYLAIWNQTIPEISTSGDLYKFKLISIICGISIYSFLLLRLIILGIFEIQISYHYILKNAVTAIILSFTFLMYFEKPFFMMITGEVFCFGICIYTLLESGYLIFSRPYKKEYYFLFPILGGIGFGVLGNFIGTTFYNFEWNSISYYFYAFFIFTLYLLKRKIRIQTEAKASQNSVLILNSETQEIIEQPCSVLEDGTLELIEPLEEKNLLKEDDLKRAEERINGFIREKLYADDSIRLIDLSAYLGVSLHQASFYLNKYKNMGFSDFINQNRMNDAIRLLVEKKNMNLLDIAFECGFNSYTSFHRACKKWTGYSPKGLRKNATQSNGSNYEHFQISINLQKVEILSKNSQSNELNTAVV; from the coding sequence ATGAATGCTTACATTGAGAATTTTTTAAACCGTGTACATAGTTCTAAAATTTTATCAAATTTTGAATATAAGGTTTTTTTAAAGTCTTCCTTACAAAAATGGTTTGAGAAAAATATTTTTTCTACATTTCTGGTCTTTTTCGGCCTCTATTTAGCGATCTGGAATCAAACCATTCCGGAGATTTCGACTTCGGGAGATTTATATAAGTTCAAATTGATTTCCATAATTTGCGGAATTTCAATTTACTCCTTTCTATTGCTTCGACTCATTATACTCGGAATTTTTGAGATACAAATATCTTACCATTATATTCTTAAAAACGCAGTAACTGCAATCATTCTTTCTTTTACGTTTTTAATGTATTTTGAAAAACCATTTTTCATGATGATTACAGGAGAAGTTTTCTGTTTCGGTATTTGTATCTATACTTTATTGGAATCAGGTTATCTAATTTTCTCCCGCCCCTATAAAAAAGAATACTATTTCTTGTTTCCTATCTTGGGAGGGATTGGTTTTGGAGTTCTGGGAAATTTTATCGGAACCACTTTTTATAATTTCGAATGGAACAGTATTTCATACTATTTTTATGCGTTTTTTATTTTCACTCTTTATCTTTTAAAGAGAAAAATAAGAATTCAAACTGAAGCAAAAGCTTCACAAAACTCAGTATTAATTTTAAACTCAGAAACTCAAGAAATTATAGAGCAGCCATGTTCTGTGCTGGAAGATGGGACTTTGGAATTGATAGAACCCTTAGAAGAAAAAAATCTTCTTAAGGAAGATGATCTGAAACGGGCAGAAGAAAGAATTAATGGTTTTATTAGGGAGAAACTTTATGCGGATGATAGTATTCGTTTAATTGATCTTTCTGCCTATTTGGGAGTCAGTTTACACCAAGCTTCTTTTTACCTGAACAAATATAAAAATATGGGATTTTCAGATTTTATAAATCAAAATAGAATGAACGACGCAATCCGGCTCCTTGTAGAAAAAAAGAATATGAATCTACTAGATATTGCTTTCGAATGTGGATTTAATTCCTATACATCCTTTCATAGAGCTTGTAAGAAATGGACCGGATATTCTCCCAAAGGACTCAGAAAAAATGCAACCCAGTCAAATGGATCTAACTATGAGCATTTTCAAATATCTATAAATTTACAAAAGGTTGAAATTCTGAGTAAAAATTCGCAATCGAATGAATTAAATACCGCAGTGGTATAA
- a CDS encoding sensor domain-containing diguanylate cyclase — protein MNVHQQNESRIQKKKILMVLAVIPILMIGTFVYEVKQMQSEIHRVIWMRARVTQDYIRRISNQTRALKLSISHSMDYYEDSILDKRVLHKFKKYSSLKIFGNKNQIKTNSSTSELLKTSVPITPFFLREVEAALGLGGQFETLVETETQSEVVWAYYLSAQKFLYFAPTPKPYKDIFNEGLYQRPFWVQATPKMNPQRKQVISELYNDIGGQGLMITISEPVYFRDQFIGVAAIDIGLDAMRRVLAVGDCIGESILIDENNKIIAKESWIDMNDSTIQLPDGPSEKIFLQEGYYWAFFEIKDQEVRLVHRISAIKFLFSVVLNLLPFWGLICTLGIVSILYIKLKASMEQVSKMIHTDPLTGIANRRGFLKLTQKSLVTVHRHGQSWTILMIDIDHFKQVNDRFGHDTGDRILIKVSQILSANIRQTDVVCRWGGEEFAVFLFGVTPEDSINIAEHLRKEVENKVILKDGKPVTLSIGISEGKGEKSSGLENAFACADQALYQAKTLGRNRICVFDTTTEIF, from the coding sequence ATGAACGTACATCAACAAAACGAATCAAGGATACAAAAAAAGAAGATTCTTATGGTCTTAGCCGTTATCCCGATTTTGATGATTGGCACGTTTGTTTACGAAGTGAAACAGATGCAAAGTGAAATTCATCGTGTCATATGGATGAGGGCGAGAGTAACTCAGGATTATATTCGAAGAATCAGCAATCAAACCAGGGCTCTAAAACTTTCCATCTCTCATTCTATGGATTATTATGAAGATTCCATTTTAGATAAACGTGTACTTCACAAATTTAAGAAATACTCCAGTTTAAAAATTTTTGGAAATAAAAATCAGATAAAAACAAATTCTTCTACTTCTGAACTTTTAAAAACTTCTGTTCCTATAACTCCGTTTTTTTTGAGAGAAGTAGAGGCTGCTTTGGGGCTCGGTGGACAATTTGAGACCTTGGTAGAGACAGAGACACAAAGTGAAGTGGTTTGGGCCTATTATTTATCTGCACAGAAGTTTCTTTATTTTGCACCTACACCAAAGCCGTATAAAGATATTTTTAATGAAGGACTTTATCAAAGACCTTTTTGGGTTCAGGCAACTCCTAAAATGAATCCTCAGCGTAAACAAGTTATATCAGAACTTTACAACGATATTGGTGGACAAGGATTGATGATCACCATTTCTGAACCGGTATATTTTAGAGATCAATTCATTGGAGTCGCAGCAATCGATATTGGCCTTGATGCGATGCGTAGAGTTTTAGCCGTAGGCGACTGTATAGGAGAAAGTATTCTTATAGATGAAAATAACAAGATTATCGCAAAAGAATCTTGGATTGATATGAATGATTCGACGATTCAACTCCCGGACGGACCTTCAGAAAAAATTTTTTTACAAGAAGGATACTATTGGGCTTTTTTCGAAATCAAAGATCAAGAGGTGCGATTGGTACATCGAATCTCTGCGATAAAGTTTTTATTTTCGGTCGTCTTAAATCTACTTCCATTTTGGGGATTGATATGCACTCTCGGGATCGTTTCCATTTTATACATAAAATTGAAAGCGTCTATGGAACAAGTTTCAAAAATGATTCATACAGATCCTCTGACTGGAATTGCAAATCGGCGCGGCTTTTTAAAACTTACACAAAAGTCTTTGGTGACGGTTCATCGTCACGGACAATCGTGGACGATTTTGATGATCGATATAGATCATTTCAAACAAGTAAACGATCGGTTTGGACATGATACCGGAGATAGAATCCTAATTAAAGTATCTCAAATACTAAGTGCTAATATACGTCAAACCGATGTAGTATGTCGTTGGGGTGGAGAAGAATTTGCAGTTTTTCTTTTTGGAGTGACTCCGGAAGATTCAATAAATATTGCAGAACATCTTCGTAAAGAAGTTGAAAATAAGGTTATACTCAAAGATGGAAAACCGGTAACTCTAAGTATTGGAATTTCTGAAGGAAAAGGAGAAAAGAGCAGTGGTTTAGAAAATGCATTTGCTTGTGCTGATCAAGCATTGTATCAAGCAAAAACTTTAGGAAGAAATCGGATTTGCGTATTTGATACTACAACGGAAATATTCTAA